In Nitrosococcus halophilus Nc 4, the genomic stretch AACCATAAAAATACCGGCGGTCACCATGGTCGCCGCATGGATAAGCGCCGAAATGGGGGTAGGACCTTCCATGGAGTCGGGCAGCCAAACATGCAAGGGGACCTGCGCCGACTTCCCCATGGCGCCAATGAACAGCAAAATGCCTATCACGGTAAGCACCGACCAAGCGGCATCCGGCCACAGGGAAATGGTTGCTTCCGCCAGCGTAGGAACCGCTGCGAATACTTCCGTGTAAGCCAAGCTGCCCGTATACATCAGTACGCAGGCAATCCCCAGCAGGAAGCCAAAATCCCCCACCCGGTTCACCAAAAAGGCTTTAAGGTTGGCGTAAATGGCGGATTCCCGCTTATACCAAAAACCTATCAACAGATAGGACACCAACCCCACCGCTTCCCATCCAAAAAAGAGCTGGAGGAAATTGTTCGCCATGACCAGCATGAGCATGGAAAAGGTGAACAGGGCGATATAGCTAAAAAAGCGCTGGTAGCCCGGATCATCCGCCATGTAGCCGATGGTATAGATGTGCACCATTAAGGAGACAAAAGTCACCACCACCATCATCAAGGCGCTTAGGCGATCAATCAGGAAGCCAATTTCCAAGCGCAGATCGCCAATGGCGGCCCAGGTGTAGACGGCCTCATTATAGGTGACCCCATCCACAACCACCTGCTTAAACACCATCAGGGATAACAGGAACGCAATCGCCACACCGGCAATCGTGACCCGATGGGACCAACGGCGCCCAATTTTTTTCCCAAATAAACCGGCAATGACACTGCCGATTAAAGGCGCAAGCACAATTCCAAGAGTTTGGGCTTCCATCACGCTTAGCCCTTCAAGTTATCCAAATCACCCACATTAATGGTTTGCCGATTCCGGAATAAGACCACCAGAATCGCCAAACCAATGGCGCTCTCCGCCGCAGCGACTGTCAGTATGAAAAAGACAAAAACTTGACCTGCCATATCTTCTAAAAAATGAGAGAAGGCCACAAAGTTCATGTTAACCGCCAGCAGCATGAGCTCAATGGACATCAAAATAATGATGATATTTTTCCGATTGAGAAAAATCCCCGCGACAGAGAGGCAAAACAATAATGCCCCTAGGATCAAAAAATCTGATAATGCAATCATTTTTGGTTTAATTTGTTTTTTGGGTCTTCTCGGCAGCCATCTTGACCAATCTAACCCGATCTTGACGCCGTACCCGTATCTGCTGTACCGGGTCCTGAGCCTTGCTGGTGCGACGCCGCAAGGTTAGCGCAATAGCCGCAACAATCGCCACCAAGAGGATGACCGAGGCCAATTCGAAGGGGTAAACGTAAACGGTATAAAGCAGATTACCTAACTCTTTCGTATTGCTGTAATCAGGCCCCTGGGGGGGAGGTGAAGTGAACTGTTCAAGGCCAAAATTTTCTGCCCCGAGCACCGCCATCATTTCAAGGGCAATCAGCGCTGCCACCAGGAATCCTACGGGCAAGTAGCGGGCGAACCCCTCCCGCAGGGGGGCAAGATTGATGTCCAACATCATGACCACGAACAAGAACAACACCATGACCGCGCCGATATAAACCAGCACCAGGACAATGGCTAGAAACTCGGCTTCCAGTAGAAGCCAAATAGCGGCACTAGTAAAAAAAGCCAAGACTAAAAACAATGCTGCTCGCACAGGGTTGCGGACAGTAATCACCATGGTCGCCGCAAACAGCAAAATGGCGGCGAAACTGTAGAATAGAATCTTTTCCATGGGTATTGGGACTCTACACTAGGTTAACGGTAGGGAGCATCAGCGGCCCTATCGGCGGCAATCTGGGCTTCGTACTTGTCACCGAGCGCCAATAATTGCTCTTTATGGAGGATGTGCTCCCCCCGCTCCTCAAAATGAAAATCAAGAATCCGAGTCTCCACAATAGAGTCAACTGGGCAAGATTCCTCGCAAAAACCGCAGTAAATACACTTGAAAAGATCAATATCATAGAGGGTTGTACGCCGAGTCCCATCTTCCCGCTGCTCGGAATCAATCGTGATGGCCAAAGCGGGGCAAACCGCTTCACATAGTTTGCAAGCGATACAACGCTCTTCACCATTGGGATAACGACGCAAGGCATGAAGACCACGAAATCGGGGCGATTGAGGCGTCCGTTCCTCCGGGAATTGGACCGTTACCTTTTTTGCGAATAAATAACGCCCCGTCAACTTAAGACCAAGCAACAATTCCCAAAGTAGAAAACTTTTAAAGTACGAACGCAGGGTATTCATAATGATAACTCTTTACGCAAACCAGGGGCCTAACTGAGCAACCCGCGCACCTCCTACCACCAGCAACCAAACGATAGTAATAGGAATAAATACCTTCCAACCGAGGCGCATGATTTGATCGTATCGGTAACGAGGGAAAGTGGCCCGCATCCAAAGATAAAAGAATAAGAATATCGCCGTCTTGATGAGGAACCAAACAATACCGGGAACCCATTCAAAGGCGGCTTCCAGCGGGGTTCCCTGAAAGGGGGACAGCCATCCACCTAAAAACATCAAAGAGGCGAGCGCCGATATCAGGATCATCTCGATGTATTCAGCGAGGAAAAATAGAGCAAAAGCCATGCCGGAATATTCCACATGGAAGCCGGCGACGATCTCCGATTCCCCCTCGGCCACATCGAAAGGAGCCCGGTTGGTCTCGGCTACCCCGGAAATAAAATAAACAAGGAGCAAGGGGAATAAAGGTAGCCAGAACCAGTGCCACAAACCGCCTTCCTGGGCCTGGACAATCTCGCCAAGATTAAGGCTGCCACCGGCAATCAGCACCCCCACCAAGGCAAAGCCCATGGCGATCTCATAAGACACGACTTGGGCCGCAGAACGCATGGCTCCCAGAAAAGCATACTTAGAATTAGAAGCCCAGCCCGCCAAGACCACGCCATACACGCTCATGGAGCCAATGGCGAGAATATAAAGCAGGCCAGCATTGATATCCGCCAGCACCAGATGGGCATCAAAGGGGATCACCGCCCAAACGGCAAGGGCAGGGGCAATAGCCAGTACCGGCGCCAACAAAAATAGAAACCGATTGGCGCTTGCCGGAATAATAATTTCTTTAAGAAGGAGCTTAACGGTATCCGCAATAGGCTGCAGCCAACCGCGGGGACCAACGCGATTCGGTCCCACCCGAACTTGCATATAGCCAATGATTTTCCGCTCGGCAAAAGTCAACCAGGCGACCGCTAGTATCAACGGCGTCACGATAACCGTGATTTTCATGAGAATTGAAAACACAGTGTCCATCATACCCCTACTCCGTCCCGGAGACCTTAATAGGCGCAAAGGGCGCCCCCAAAGCGGCGGCCTCTTCAAAACCGGCGGCTAAGCGCAGACATCCCTCTGCCACGGAATCATCAATCACCAGGGGCACAGTGACTTGCCCACCCCCTTGGCTAACTCGAACCCGCTTAGCGCCACTCAAACCTAGTCGAGAAGCGTCGGCACTATTCATATAAGCTCGCCGAGCAGCCTGGCCATCCGGACTTTCCTGCAATGCTTGGCTGCGCCGAACCAACCCGTCCGTGCCATAAATAGCCACTTCCGCGATCCGCACTAACTCACCATTACCCTTTACTCGCCCGAAGTCAAGGGATTCAGGCCGCCATGGACTTATCCCCTGGGGCTTGATGGCATTCTCCACTTGACCACGCAGCTCATCATGGATCTCTTCAGAGGAAAGGTAATCAAATCCTGGAATTTGCAAAACGTTAGCCAGGACTCGCAACACTTTCCAAGCGGGGCGCGCCTCTCCCGGTGGGCTCACTGCTCCAGAAAAATTCTGCCAGCGTCCCTCCGCATTGACATAAGCTCCCGAGGTCTCGACAAAGGTCCCGATGGGCAATAACACATCGGCGTACTCCAGCATGGCGGGGCTGCGGAAGGCCGTTAAGGAAACCACAAAGTCCGCACTCCCCAGGGCCTTCTGGGCCAACAGGGGATTGGCGCAGTCCAATTCAGGCTCAACGGCCAACAGTAGAAAACCGCGGAGATCCCCTTCCAGCATGGCCTGCCCATGGAGCCCTCGCACCGGCACACGACCCCCACCGGGTCCCCGATGGGGAAGAGCACCGGCCAAAGCTGCCCCTACCCCATTGCCCCCAGAGGGGAGAAATCCTAATTGGCACCCGCCCAGCTCACAGACCAAACCCGCCAAGGCGCGCAACACGGAAAAGTCAGGATGCCCTTCCGCCAACCCCCCTAGGAAAATCCGTCCACGCAAGGCATTAACCAGCTGATCGGCCATTGCCCGCTCCGTTTCGGTGGGCTGAATATCGGCCAATAAAGAAGCCCACCCGGCCGCTAAGGACTCGCCTCGATTCTCCGCCAAGCTCTTAGCGATCCCTGCGAGGGCACGAACCATGCCCTCGGGGCCGACAATCGCCTTCTCCGCGACGGGGAACCGCACCGGATAATCCACGGGGTTAATAAACATCAGCGCCGCGCCCTGGAGCGCTGCTTTACGAAAGCGCAACCCAAACAAAGGTTGCTCTTTTTGGGCATTGGCCCCCACCACCAGAATGCAATCCGACTGCTCCATTTCTTCAATAGTGCAGCCTAGAGGCGCAGTCTGTGGTTCGGATTCCTGGTCGCGAAAATCCTGTCGGCGCAGGCGATGGTCAACATTATTACTATGCAGACCCCGCATCAATTTTTGAAATAGATAGAGTTCCTCCACGGTCGCGCAGGGAGAGGCAAGGCCCCCTAATTTAGTACTCCCCGACTCTTCGGCAACCCGCTGAAGAC encodes the following:
- the nuoK gene encoding NADH-quinone oxidoreductase subunit NuoK; the encoded protein is MIALSDFLILGALLFCLSVAGIFLNRKNIIIILMSIELMLLAVNMNFVAFSHFLEDMAGQVFVFFILTVAAAESAIGLAILVVLFRNRQTINVGDLDNLKG
- a CDS encoding NADH-quinone oxidoreductase subunit J — translated: MEKILFYSFAAILLFAATMVITVRNPVRAALFLVLAFFTSAAIWLLLEAEFLAIVLVLVYIGAVMVLFLFVVMMLDINLAPLREGFARYLPVGFLVAALIALEMMAVLGAENFGLEQFTSPPPQGPDYSNTKELGNLLYTVYVYPFELASVILLVAIVAAIALTLRRRTSKAQDPVQQIRVRRQDRVRLVKMAAEKTQKTN
- the nuoI gene encoding NADH-quinone oxidoreductase subunit NuoI, with translation MNTLRSYFKSFLLWELLLGLKLTGRYLFAKKVTVQFPEERTPQSPRFRGLHALRRYPNGEERCIACKLCEAVCPALAITIDSEQREDGTRRTTLYDIDLFKCIYCGFCEESCPVDSIVETRILDFHFEERGEHILHKEQLLALGDKYEAQIAADRAADAPYR
- the nuoH gene encoding NADH-quinone oxidoreductase subunit NuoH, producing the protein MMDTVFSILMKITVIVTPLILAVAWLTFAERKIIGYMQVRVGPNRVGPRGWLQPIADTVKLLLKEIIIPASANRFLFLLAPVLAIAPALAVWAVIPFDAHLVLADINAGLLYILAIGSMSVYGVVLAGWASNSKYAFLGAMRSAAQVVSYEIAMGFALVGVLIAGGSLNLGEIVQAQEGGLWHWFWLPLFPLLLVYFISGVAETNRAPFDVAEGESEIVAGFHVEYSGMAFALFFLAEYIEMILISALASLMFLGGWLSPFQGTPLEAAFEWVPGIVWFLIKTAIFLFFYLWMRATFPRYRYDQIMRLGWKVFIPITIVWLLVVGGARVAQLGPWFA
- the nuoG gene encoding NADH-quinone oxidoreductase subunit NuoG, with protein sequence MKPGMVKIEIDGTELHVEAGKMVIQAADEAGIYIPRFCYHKNLSIAANCRMCLVEVEKARKPMPACATPVADGMKVFTDSPRAIAAQKGVMEFLLINHPLDCPICDQGGECELQDLAMGYGNDISRFTERKRVVKDKNIGPLIQTDLTRCIHCTRCVRFGQEIAGIKELGATGRGEHMEIGTYIERSLVSELSGNVIDLCPVGALTDKPFRYRARAWEMIGHPAISPHDSVGTNIELHVRRNEVMRVVPRDNEAVNETWIADRDRYSCRGLAHEERLHRPLVKREGKWQESDWEEALEAAAKGLQRVAEESGSTKLGGLASPCATVEELYLFQKLMRGLHSNNVDHRLRRQDFRDQESEPQTAPLGCTIEEMEQSDCILVVGANAQKEQPLFGLRFRKAALQGAALMFINPVDYPVRFPVAEKAIVGPEGMVRALAGIAKSLAENRGESLAAGWASLLADIQPTETERAMADQLVNALRGRIFLGGLAEGHPDFSVLRALAGLVCELGGCQLGFLPSGGNGVGAALAGALPHRGPGGGRVPVRGLHGQAMLEGDLRGFLLLAVEPELDCANPLLAQKALGSADFVVSLTAFRSPAMLEYADVLLPIGTFVETSGAYVNAEGRWQNFSGAVSPPGEARPAWKVLRVLANVLQIPGFDYLSSEEIHDELRGQVENAIKPQGISPWRPESLDFGRVKGNGELVRIAEVAIYGTDGLVRRSQALQESPDGQAARRAYMNSADASRLGLSGAKRVRVSQGGGQVTVPLVIDDSVAEGCLRLAAGFEEAAALGAPFAPIKVSGTE